TCGATCAGGCGCGCGACGAGATTGTCTTTAAGAAGTATGTCAACGTCGGCGTCGCCGTGGATACAGATCGCGGCCTGCTGGTGCCAGTCATCCGCGACGTGGATAAGAAGAACATCCGCCAGCTTGCCGCCGAGATGAATCAACTCGCCGAGAAGGCGCGCAATAAGAAACTGACGCTCGACGAGATGCAGGGCGGCAGCTTCACGATCACCAATCTCGGCGGCATCGGCGGCACCAGTTTCACGCCCATCGTCAACGCCCCGGAAGTCGCTATACTCGGAATGTCGCGGGCGACCTACCAGCCGGTCTATAACGGCAGCGAATTCGAGCCGCGCTTGATGCTGCCGCTGTCGCTGTCCTACGACCACCGGCTGATTGACGGAGCGGACGCGGCGCGCTTTCTGCGCTGGGTCGCGCAGGCGCTCGAACAGCCGTTCCTGCTGGCGCTTGAGGGATAGGAAGCAGGAGGCAGGAGCCAGGAGGCAGTAAGCAGTTCGGGACCGCTTTATAGCTTGCGACAAGCTGTGGAACCTTCACGATTCGGGAACTGCCTCCTGCTTCCTGCCTACTGCCTACTGGAGAAACGGATGAGTGACAACGTGAACACGACGCAAGTGGTCGTCATCGGCGGCGGGCCGGGTGGGTATGCCGCCGCGTTTATGGCCGCCGACCTCGGATTGCAGACGACGCTGGTCGATATGGAATTGAACCCCGGCGGCGTCTGCCTCTATCGCGGCTGCATCCCCTCGAAAGCCCTGCTGCACGTCGCCAAGGTGATCAACGAGTCGCGCGAGGCGGCGCACTGGGGCATCGAGTTTGCCGCGCCGCAGATTGATGTCGGCAAGCTGCGCCAGTGGAAGACGAGCGTCGTCGAGAAGCTGACCGGCGGCCTCGGCCAGTTGAGCAAACAACGTAAGGTGAAATACATTCAGGGCCGCGCGACGTTCGTTGATTCCAACACAATCAATATCGAAAAGATCAAAGGCGGCGCCGAACAACTGCGCTACGAGCACGCGATACTCGCAACCGGCTCGCGGCCCGCAACCGTCCCCGGATTATCGCTCGACAGCCCGCGAGTGATGGATTCGACCAGCGCGCTCGATCTTGAAGACGTGCCGAAGAGCTTGCTGGTCATCGGCGGCGGCTACATCGGCCTTGAGCTGGGCACGGTCTACGCGGCGCTCGGCACCGCCGTGTCGGTCGTCGAAATGACCGCAGGGTTACTCCCCGGCGCTGACCGCGATCTCGTCAACATTCTGGCCAAGCGCGTCAACGCGATGTGCAAGGCGGTGATGCTCAACACCAAGGTGACAAGCATCAATGAAGCCGACGACGGCATTCACGTCAAACTGGAAGGCGAGGGCATCGAGCAGACCGAGCAGGTCTTCGACAAGGTGCTGATCTCCGTAGGCCGCAAGCCGAACTCCGGCGGGCTCGGGCTTGAAAACACCAGGGTCGAAGTGGACGGGCGCGGCTTCGTCAAAGTCGACGCGCAGCGGCGCACCGATGACCCGGCAATCTTTGCCATCGGCGACATCACGGGCGACCCGATGCTGGCGCACAAAGCCTCGCACGAAGGCCGCGTCGCCGCCGAAGTCATCGCCGGACACAAAACCGCCTTCGAGCCGGCGGCTATCCCGGCGGTCGTCTTCACCGACCCGGAGATCGCCTGGGCCGGGCTCACCGAAACCGAAGCCAAAGCGCAGGGCCGCAACGTCAAAGTCGCGCGCTTCCCGTGGGCGGCTTCGGGCCGCGCCTTGACGCTCGACCGCACGGATGGCGTCACCAAGCTGATCATCGATCCCGAAACCGAGCGCCTGCTGGGCGTCGGCATCTGCGGGCCGGGCGCTGGCGAGTTAATTTCAGAAGGGGTGCTGGCCATCGAGATGGCGGCGCGCGCCGCGGACGTTGGCTTGACGATTCACCCACACCCGACGCTGTCCGAGACAGTGATGAACGCGGCGGATGTCTTCTTCGGCAACGCCACGGATGTCTATCGTCCGAAGCGCAGTTAAGGCTGCCAGGGCCATTCAGTTCTGCAAAAAGGGATGAGAAACAAACACAGAGACACAGAGGCACGGAGGCACGGAGTCTTCTCTTTGTTCCCTCCGTGTCTCTGTGTCTCTGTGTTTAATTCGTCTTTATGAATGTCGAGTACTGAGCGGTCCTGTATTTAATTCATCAAAGGAGACTCATCTGCAATGGCACAAGCTACTGGAAATATCCAACCATCCCCGGAAGTGTTGTTTGAAGCGCTGGCGGCGTATCAACGCACCGCCGCATTGAAAGCCGCCATCGAGCTTGATCTGTTCACCGCTATCGCCGAAGGCGCGACGACGGCTGACGCGCTGGCCGAAAAATGCAAGGCTTCGGCGCGCGGCCTGCGCATTCTTTGTGACTATCTGGTTATCGGCGGGTTCCTCACCAAAGAAGAGAATCAATACGCCCTGACGCTCGACTCGTCGGTTTTTCTTGATCGTCGCTCGCCGGCTTACATGGGCTCGGCGGTGAACTTTCTCGCCGCGCCGCCACTGGTCGAAGCCTTCAGCCATGTGACCGAGTCCGTGCGCAAAGGCGGCACCGTAATCAGCGCCGAAGGCTCGATGGAGCCGGAGCATCCGATGTGGGTAGACTTCGCGCGGGCGATGGCACCGCTGATGGCCATGCCCGCCGAAGGGATCGCGCAGTTGCTCGACGCCGATGCCGGCGAGCCGTGGAAAGTGCTCGACGTTGCCGCGGGCCACGGCGTCTTCGGCATCGCGCTGGCCCGGCATAATCCGAACGCCGAAATCTATGCCCTCGATTGGGCGAGCGTCCTGGCCGTCGCGGAAGAGAATGCCGCCGCCGCCGGCGTCAGTGATCGGCACCACAAAATTCCCGGCAGCGCCTTTGAAGTCGAATTCGGCGAAGGCTACGACATCGTTTTACTGACCAACTTCCTGCATCACTTCGACCCGGCGACGAATGAGCAGTTGCTGCGCAAGGTTCAGGCGGCGCTGAAACCCGGCGGGCGGGCGGTCACGCTGGAATTTGTGCCGAACCCCGACCGCGTCACGCCGCCGACCTCGGCGGCCTTCAGTATGGTCATGCTGGCGACGACGGCACACGGCGACGCTTACACCTTCGCCGAATTGGACGAGATGTTCCGCAACGCCGGCTTCGCGTCGAGCGAGATGCACGCTTTGCCGGCGAGCTTCCAGCAGGTGATCGTTTCGGTGAAGTAATCGGCTGTAGCCTGGGAGCGCGGGCGTCTCGCCCGCAACTTTTTGCATGCGTGAGACTGGCAGGCAAGATGCCTGCGCTCCCAGGATCAAAGGCCGAACTTTGATTGCTCATCAGCCGCGCCAGCGTTTATATTCTTCTGGTCAATCACATCCCTGGCTTATGGAGACCACCGCTATGTCGTTTACCAGAATGGATGAAGGAAAGATCGAAGACTGGAAGGGGATCGCGCAGGCCGTCAACCAGCGACAGGCAACCATGCCGCAAATCATCAAGGCGATGCTCGCGCAACTGGAGGCGCAGGTAGACGGCTTCGCCGTCAATCAGCTCGTCCACGGCTTGCAGACGGCGACGCGCGCCGAGCGCGATGGCGCCAGCGAAGAGATGATCGTCGCGGCGCTCTGCCACGACATCGGCAAAGTCATATCGGTCGAAAACCACCCGGCCATCGGCGCAGAGATTTTGAAGCCTTACGTGACGCCCGAGACCTACCAGATCGTTCGCACGCACCAGGATTTTCAGGGCCGGCACTATTACGCGCTCATGGGCAAAGACCCCGAAGCGCGCCGTCAGTACGAAAGCGAGCCGTGGTACGCGAAGGCTTGCCAGTTCACCGACGAGTGGGACCAGACGGCCTTCGACCCGGCTTATGAGACGCTGCCGCTGGCGCATTTCGAGCCGATGATCGAGCGCGTTTTTGCCGCCCCGCGTGGCCAGCAGGCGCAGGGCGCGTAACGGCGACCTGGCTTGACGGCGGCGCGTCCGGCTAGTTTTATCGTGAGGTATTGATTGATGAATCGTTCGCTACTTAACGCCTTTCTTCTGGTCGCGCTTGCGGCCTGGTTTGCCGCCTGCAACGCGCCCGCGCCGACCGTAACGGCGGCCAACAACAACGGCGCGGCGACGCGCAACGGGCCGGCAATCCCCCAGCCGACATCAAGCGTGCCGGGCGAGCTGACTTTCAAGACGCCCGACGGCTGGACGGCCGAGAAGCCGACTTCCAGCATGCGCGTCGCGCAGTACAAACTGCCCGGCGAAGGCGGCGGTGACGCCAGTCTGGTCGTCTACTTTTTCGGTCAGGGGCAGGGCGGCTCTGTGCAAGACAACTTTGAGCGATGGGTCGGCCAGATGCAGCAGACGATGGACAAGGCCAGGACTGAAAACCTCACGGTCAATGGCATGCCTGTGACCTTGCTCGACGTCAGCGGCACCTTCAGCGGCGACATGATGACCGGCTCGCAATCGCCGCAGCCGAATTCACGCATGCGCGCGGGGGTCATCGAAACGCCGAAGGGCAACTACTTCGTCAAGCTGGTCGGGCCTGAAAAGACGGTGACGCGCTGGAACGACGCCTTCGTGGCGTTCGTCAAGTCGGCGGAGTTCAAAAAGTAATCACGCGCCGGGTGCTTTGCCATCGGCAAAAAACAAGCGGCTGCTCGCATGACATTCGCGAGCAGCCGCAAATCATTTTGAAGAACAACGGTTAAGGAGGAGCGATCCGCGGCTGCTGGTCAGCCCTATCGCTCGACTTCATAAAAGACCGAATCTCAGCCGGCTTCCAGAATGGATGTAGCGCAAGGCGGTTAGCTTGCGCCGTGACTAGCGCAAGCTAACCGCCTTGCGCTACATGGCAAACCCAATCGAAATCTGCTCCAGGCAGCGCGATCCTCATCACAGGTAAGACCAGCTTGAATCTGCAACGCCGAATCTTTACCCTGCGCCGCTGGCTCGCGCCGTGCCTCAACACCCGCGCGCCGATGAGCCGGCGGGCGCGGCTGACGATCAGCCTTCTACTCTTCGCCCTTGCCTTCATTGTGCGCTCACTGCATGCGGTCGATCTGCAATCGGTGATCTACACCGCCGATCAGCCGTTCGCCGGTCTGACCATCGGCTACGACCAGCGAGCCGTGAACATTGTCGAAGGCGGCGGGCTGCTGGGGCCTTACGGCCAGCCCTGGCAGACGCAATGGCTGTCGGAAGCGCCGGGCTATGCCATCTATCTGAGCGCCATCTATCGGACAGCGGGGCGCAACTTCTTCGCCGTACAGTTGCTACAGAACGTGCTGACGGCGCTTGGGCCGGTCTTGCTCTTCTGGATTGCCGGGGCGGTGTTCGGCTGGCGCGTCGGCACGGTCGCGGGGTTCCTTGCGGCGGTCTCGCATCATCTGGCGCACATTTCGAATTTCATCTTGCCCGATGCGCTGTGCGCGCTGCCGCTGCTGGCCGCTTTTTATGTCTTACTGCGAGCCCAGCAATGGCGGCGCACTTATCTGGCCTTCGCGCTGGCTGGCGTGTTATGCGGGCTGGCGGCGTGGCTGCGGCCTCAGCCCATGCTGCTCGGCCCGTTTCTTGTTTTGATGTTGACGCTCATCGGCAGGCCGTGGCGCAAGACCGCACAACGCGCATTGATTACGGCGGCAGTCGCGTTGCTGGTGATCGCGCCGATCACGGTCAGGAATTATCTGGTCTATCATGAGTTCCTGCCGATCAGCATCGGCGCCGGCTTAAATTTATGGGAAGGCATTGCCGATTATAGCGGCGACCGTTTCGGCGCGGTGGCTAAAGACGACGAAGTGGCGAGGCAGGAAGCCGAGTTGTATAACGAGCCGCGCTATGGCGGAAGCTGGACGACGCCTGACGGCATCCATCGTGACCGCGACCGCGTCCGCAAGAGCCTGACCGTCATCAAGCAACATCCGTTCTGGTATGCCGGCGTGATGCTCGCCCGTTGTAAAGAGATGATCAACTACACGGCGCATGCGCCGCTGATTTTTCGGCGCGATCAACTGAGCCAGCCGGCGACGGCCGCGCCGGTCAGACCTGAGTGGCAAGAGCTGGCGGCGCAATCGCCGCGCCTGCCTGTGGGCAAGCCGCTCTCCTGGCTGCGGCCCGTGGCGCGCGCCGCCGAGCGAGTGACGAAAGAGACCATGCTGGTGATGATTCTGCTTGGCGCGCTGCTCGGTTTCGTGGTCGCGTGGCGGCGGGCGATGTTCCTCGCCATCCTGCCGCTTTACTATTTCATCTTTCAATCAGCCGTGCATACAGAGTTCCGCTACACCCTGCCGATGCAGTATTTTCTCTTCGTCTTTGCGGCGCTGGCGTGGGTCGTGCTGGGCGCGGGCTTCGGCCGCGTGGCATCGAAATGGATAGGCAAAGGCCGCCGCCTGATTAGTCAATCCCGCCCTCACTGAATCACCAGCTCGTAACTGCAAATCGCGATCTTGTCGCCGGGCTGCACCGCGGCGCTCTCGTTGGTGAAGACTTCCTTCTCGTCATTCACCATGATCGAGTTGGCGCCTTTGCAGGTGACGGTGAACTGGCCATCGCCGTTCTTGGTGATCTGCGCATGCTGGCGGCTGACTTCGAGATCGCCTTCGAGCCTGAGATCGACCGCCACCTGACGCGAGCCGCGACCGATGGCAATCTCGTCTTTGTAAAATGGGCGGATGTCGGGCGGCGAGGTGTCGGCATTCGGCGCGTTGCGGCGCACCAGCACTGAAAAGCTCGGCGTCACCGGCTGGCGCGGGCGCACGATGGTCGCCTCTTCGTCGGGCTGTTCGGCGACCGTCTGCGCCGACGACGGCGACGGTGCCGGCTCGGCACGCTTGCGCGGCGACACCATGGTCTTTTCGGCTTCGGCGTCCCAGACATGCTGGACGCGGAATTTGCCGGAATCGAGCGACGGGTCGACGCGCAGTTCGACGATCAGCGTCTTGGTTTGAAACTCGTTCTCGCCGGCTAGCTCTTTGGCGCGCTCCGACAGCACATGAAACAGGCCGCGCTCCAGCCCCTCGCGCTTTTCGCCCTGCCAGTCGGCATCGTCGGCGGTGCTTAGAAAGACGATATATTCGCGCGGCACATAAGTCGGCCCGCCCGGCGGCGTGAACATCTCGCGCCGCATGACCTCTTCGATCTCGCGCGCCAACGCGACCAGAAAGTCATCCCACTTCGAGCGCGGGCGCGGCTCGCCCTGCTCGTCAAAGTCTTCTTCACCATCGATCCATTTGCGCAAGCTCTCAAACCATTTCATTGTTGTTCCTCTAGTACCCTGGTTTCTCGCTCACCGCTTCCGGCAATTCTTCGACGGCCAGGAAGCGTTTCTCAATCCGTTTTAACAAACTGTCTGTTGACCCAACCGCTGTCGGGAGCGCCAGAGGGCATCCCACCCGCCCAGTTCAAGACGCGCACACGCACCCAGTTGCCATGTTCTTCCAACAGCCGCACGCGCGAGTTGAGCGGCAAGGTCGCCAGTATCACGCCGCCCGGCTCGCTGCGCAGGTTGACGTTAATCGCCCCATCAATGACCCCGTCTTTCGTGCTTTCAAAGGCGCCGGTCAATGGCTTCTCGGCATAGTAATGATAGATCGATGAGGCCAGCCCGATCAGCGCCGCGATCAGCAGCACGACGAAGGCGCGGCGCAGCCAGTCCGAGCGAATGACCGCTTGCAGGGTGTCGAAGAAGCTGCGCTCGGCAGTCGGGCTCTCGTTCATGCGCCGCGTCCGTAAGCCACCCTGCGGCTTGACCTCTGCCGCTTCGACAACGCCGGCCCGCGCCGCATGATCTCTGACCGTGGCGTAAGGCGAGCGGGGCGGGGCGTCCGCCGCGGCCCGCGCCGATTCGAGACCCGAGCCATTGCCCGCGGGCGGCGCGACCGGCGGCTTTTGCGGCAGCGGGATGTTTAGAACCGTGCGGGCTTTCTGGGCCGGCTGCGCCTCGCGCGCGCCTGTGGTGATCGATTGAAAGCGCGGCTGCGAGGCGGCGCGCTCGACGGTGCTGGTGCCGCTCAAGCGGCGGCGCACGATGGTCGCTTCGTCTGCGCCTTCGGCGACGACGGCTTCGCCGAGCTTGAGCCGCGCGAACTCTTCCCAGAACGCTTGCACCGTCTGGTAACGGTCGGCGGCGCGATCCTGCGTCGCCCGTTCGAGAAGCGCGAGCAGCCCCTTGCCCCATTCTTCGGCCAACAAGCCGGCGGGCAATTCGCTGATGGGCTGGCGCGCGAAGCGGCGCGGCGCGCGGCCTGTCAGCACGGTGTAGACCGTCTTGGCCAGCGAATAAATATCGGCGGCGGGCGTCAATCGCTCGCGCAAGCCGCCCGGCGCGTCGGGGTGATGTTCGGGCGGCGCGTAGACGTTGGTGCCGACGCGCGTCACTTCGTCAGCGCCGTCGAGGGTCATCTTGGCGACGCCGAAGTCGGCGATCTTGATGATTTTCTTGTCCGCCGAGAGCAACAGGTTCTGCGGCTTCAAGTCGCGGTGAATCACCTGCCGGCTGTGGGCATAGGCGAGCGCCTCGCAGACCTGTTGAAAGTAGGGCAGCGCCACGTCGAGCGCCAGCGCCTGATGGCGGCAGAGGCCGAGCAGGTCGCCGCCGGGCATGTATTCGAGCACCAGGTAATGAAAGGCCGTGCCTTCAAGGTCAGCCGCGGTGCCGTGACCGAGGCGGCGGATGATGTTCGGGTGGCGGACTTTGTCTAACGCGACGGCCTCGTTCTGAAAGTTCTCGACGAGCGTCTGTTCAAGCTCGGCGTCAGCCGTGCCTTGCAGCGCGACGTTGAGCGCCTTGATGATCACCGGCTCTTCCTGGTGCAACTGGTCGTAGGCAACAAAGACCTCGGCATAGCTGCCGCGCCCGAGCAGTCGCGCCACATAGTAGCGGTCATCAACGATGCTGTTTTCGAGTCTCAGTTCCGGCACGATCTTTTAATCATCCGTCGTCAACGCGGCGCGTTGGCGTTTTCGGGTCTCACGGGCGATGCCGCCTTGCGCCGTTCTTCGGCGCCGCGCTGAAGCATTTGCGCGGCCTTCAATCGGTCGCCCGCCAGTTCATACGCTTGCGCCGCCTGCGTGTATGCATCAAACAGCGTCGGGCGGCGCGTCAACGCATTTTCAAAGCTCGCCGCAGCCTTCGGGTATTCGCCCGATTCCAACTGCGCGCGGCCCAGCCAGTACTGAGCCTCCGGATTCTGCGCGTCGCGCTCGACGGCCGTGGCAAACTGCGCCGCCGCCGCCGCGTAGTTCGCCTGATCGAAGGCGGCGCGGCCCGTCTTCATCGGGTCATTTGACTGAGGCGGCTCAGACGTTCGCAGCCCCTTCCACTCTGATGCCCGTAGGCCGCCGTAAAACGCCCCGCCGATGAGCAGTAAAACCACCAGCGACCAGAGCAGCCAGCGCGACCCCGAGCGCCGCTCGACGGGCAAGGGCGAGTCGCTAACGGCGCGACGCTCTAGCTGCCGCTCGTCAAAGACCGTGGGTGGGCGCGACGACTTGCCGAAATTGACTTCGATGCGCTTGCCGCGCCCGCCGCCGCGCTGTGCCTCGGCGACCTGAGCTTTCAGCCCCTGAGCGGCGCGCGGCGCGGCAAGCGGGTCTTCGATGGCCAGCACGACGCTCTGTTTGGCGCGGCCAACCTGCACGACGATGGCCGTCAGGTTGTCATCGGCGCCGCGCTCGTGAACCAGACGCTTCAGCTCGTTTGCCGCCTGCTGCGGGTCTTTGAACTGCGCCAAGACGTGCGCCATCTCTTCGTCGGAGAGGTGGCGATAGACGCCGTCGCTACAGAGCAAGAAGCGCGCGCCGTCGCGCAGGTGCAGGGTCTTGATCTCGACTTCGACTTCGGCCTCGACGCCGAGCGCCCGGTTGATGACGTTGCGGCGACCGGCTTGCGAGCCGGCGGCCAGCCCTGCGCGCAAGTCGTCGTGGTAATCCGTATGGTCGATGGTTTCGCGGAAGAAGCGGCCTTCTTCGAGGCGATAGACGCGGCTGTCGCCGACGTGAGCGATGGTGGCGCGGTCGCCATCGATGTGCAACAGCGCCACGGTGGTCGCCATGGTTTTGTAAGCCGGGTCGCTTTCGGCCATCTCGAAGATGTCGCGGTTGGCGAACTGGATGGCGCGGCGAATCAGCTCGGCGGACGAGGTGGCGCTGCTGTGGGCGAGCGATTCTTCGATGGTTTCGGCGGCAGTTTCGCTGGCGACTTCGCCGGCGCGCTGGCCGCCGACGCCGTCAAAGACGGCAAACAGCCCGCGCTCGGCGAGCGCCAGGTAACGATCCTGATTGACCGGGCGTTTCGGGTTCAAGCCGCGGTCACAAACGAATCCAGCTTTCAACTCCATACGCTTCTCTCAACCGGCGACCGAGATGGCGGACGCCACTCCTGCCGTCAGGCGGCCCGCGCATGATAGACGATTCATTTTAGCATCGGTCGGGCGAATGAGCGAACGGCGGGATAGCTCGGATCGGTAAGAAGGTTGCCCCGTGGCCTCTGCCGGGACGGGTCTCCAGGCGTTGGCGTGAGGGCGAAACCGCCGGGCGCTGCGCCAAATCGAGCGAGCACGATGCGGACGACCTACCAGAGCCCGGGCACGAGCCGGTAGCGCACCCGCCCCGCGTACCCATCGTAGCCTGCGAGCTTAGCCCGCAGGACGCCTTCCTCAACGACAATGCGAGCGACGAGGACACTGGCCGGAACGACGGTCGCCAATGCCCCGGCATTCGTCCCGAGCCACAACCCCATGCCGGCGATCCCCGCAATAAGACCGGCATACATCGGATGGCGCACGACCCCATATACACCCGTACTCACGACCTCGTGCCCGCGGTCTTCCTGGTAGCGCACAACCGTCGTCGCATACGCGTTCGTTCGCATCGTGACCATCACGAGACCCCACCCGAACACGACGAGCGCGAGCCCCGCGCCGGCGACGACGGGGTTCGGCGAGCCGAGGATGCGAAACCTCGTCACGTCGAAGCCATCGAAGGCGACGACCAGGGCGTACGACAGCATGAAGGCCGGCAACAACACTCTATCCGACAGCGGCTGCCCGCGACGAACGGGTAGGCGGGCGCGATCTTCGAGAAGCGCGGGATTGACACGCAGGGTGCTCCATGTCCCAAGCATCCGAATGACGAGCATAACGCTCAGCAGCACCCAGGCGCGCGGCCAGTTGAGGGTCCCCGCAGCCCCGAACAGCACGACGCCGACGAGCACGTCGTTGAAGATGTCAATGAGTGCGAATTTCATCGGGCATACCCATCGCCTCGGTTTCACAAAGAGGCGAAGCGGCCGAACGCCAAGCATCAGCGGGCGCGCGAGCGGCATTAGCAGAATCATGCGAAATGAGCTTCGCGGGCTCGGGTGCATGCGTTTGTTCGGCGGCTGTCTGCCTACGAGTACGGTTTGAGCGGCAGCAACTCCGTTATCTTCATCTTGTACGGCCGTTCTAGCGTGCCGACTATAGCCTCCGCTTCCAAGCTAAAGTCGCTGATTATCTCCCTGCACCTGCCGCAAGGAACAAGCAATTTGTAGTTGCCTCTGCCGTCGCTCGTGACGGCGACGATCACGGCGATATCCCGGCAGCCGCCGCTCACCATGCAGCAGATGGCCGCCACCTCGCCGCAAATGCCGACGTTACCGACATCGGCTTCTATGTGGATGCCTGTGAAGATTTGCCCCGAAGCCGTTCGTAGGGCGGCCGCGACCTCATGGACGCCCTCAAGGTGCAATCTATCGGCTGTGCGTTTCGCTTCCTGAATCAAATCGTAATCCTGTCTTGTAAGTTCCATAGCCTCTGACTCACGTCCCCCACCCGCGAAGCCGCCGAACTAGAAATTAGATATAGCCTCACAGCGCTTGCGACCATCCCCGTCCCGCTTCATCAGCAGGGTGAACCGCTCCCAACTCAGCCAGCATCTTGTCAATATGTTCGTTGTTTCAATCCACGCCCTGCTTCATCAGCAGGGCGAACCCGACATCGCTGCCGCGTGGCAAATCGTCATAGAACTGTTTCAATCCACGCCCTGCTTCATCAGCTGGGCGAACGGGCTGGCGGGGCGCTGCAAATAGGTTTGCTCATAGTTTCAATCCACGCCCTGCTTCATCAGCAGGGCGAACACGGCGCGGATCA
Above is a window of Blastocatellia bacterium DNA encoding:
- the lpdA gene encoding dihydrolipoyl dehydrogenase; protein product: MSDNVNTTQVVVIGGGPGGYAAAFMAADLGLQTTLVDMELNPGGVCLYRGCIPSKALLHVAKVINESREAAHWGIEFAAPQIDVGKLRQWKTSVVEKLTGGLGQLSKQRKVKYIQGRATFVDSNTINIEKIKGGAEQLRYEHAILATGSRPATVPGLSLDSPRVMDSTSALDLEDVPKSLLVIGGGYIGLELGTVYAALGTAVSVVEMTAGLLPGADRDLVNILAKRVNAMCKAVMLNTKVTSINEADDGIHVKLEGEGIEQTEQVFDKVLISVGRKPNSGGLGLENTRVEVDGRGFVKVDAQRRTDDPAIFAIGDITGDPMLAHKASHEGRVAAEVIAGHKTAFEPAAIPAVVFTDPEIAWAGLTETEAKAQGRNVKVARFPWAASGRALTLDRTDGVTKLIIDPETERLLGVGICGPGAGELISEGVLAIEMAARAADVGLTIHPHPTLSETVMNAADVFFGNATDVYRPKRS
- a CDS encoding class I SAM-dependent methyltransferase; this translates as MAQATGNIQPSPEVLFEALAAYQRTAALKAAIELDLFTAIAEGATTADALAEKCKASARGLRILCDYLVIGGFLTKEENQYALTLDSSVFLDRRSPAYMGSAVNFLAAPPLVEAFSHVTESVRKGGTVISAEGSMEPEHPMWVDFARAMAPLMAMPAEGIAQLLDADAGEPWKVLDVAAGHGVFGIALARHNPNAEIYALDWASVLAVAEENAAAAGVSDRHHKIPGSAFEVEFGEGYDIVLLTNFLHHFDPATNEQLLRKVQAALKPGGRAVTLEFVPNPDRVTPPTSAAFSMVMLATTAHGDAYTFAELDEMFRNAGFASSEMHALPASFQQVIVSVK
- a CDS encoding HD domain-containing protein: MSFTRMDEGKIEDWKGIAQAVNQRQATMPQIIKAMLAQLEAQVDGFAVNQLVHGLQTATRAERDGASEEMIVAALCHDIGKVISVENHPAIGAEILKPYVTPETYQIVRTHQDFQGRHYYALMGKDPEARRQYESEPWYAKACQFTDEWDQTAFDPAYETLPLAHFEPMIERVFAAPRGQQAQGA
- a CDS encoding glycosyltransferase family 39 protein, which produces MNLQRRIFTLRRWLAPCLNTRAPMSRRARLTISLLLFALAFIVRSLHAVDLQSVIYTADQPFAGLTIGYDQRAVNIVEGGGLLGPYGQPWQTQWLSEAPGYAIYLSAIYRTAGRNFFAVQLLQNVLTALGPVLLFWIAGAVFGWRVGTVAGFLAAVSHHLAHISNFILPDALCALPLLAAFYVLLRAQQWRRTYLAFALAGVLCGLAAWLRPQPMLLGPFLVLMLTLIGRPWRKTAQRALITAAVALLVIAPITVRNYLVYHEFLPISIGAGLNLWEGIADYSGDRFGAVAKDDEVARQEAELYNEPRYGGSWTTPDGIHRDRDRVRKSLTVIKQHPFWYAGVMLARCKEMINYTAHAPLIFRRDQLSQPATAAPVRPEWQELAAQSPRLPVGKPLSWLRPVARAAERVTKETMLVMILLGALLGFVVAWRRAMFLAILPLYYFIFQSAVHTEFRYTLPMQYFLFVFAALAWVVLGAGFGRVASKWIGKGRRLISQSRPH
- a CDS encoding FhaA domain-containing protein — translated: MKWFESLRKWIDGEEDFDEQGEPRPRSKWDDFLVALAREIEEVMRREMFTPPGGPTYVPREYIVFLSTADDADWQGEKREGLERGLFHVLSERAKELAGENEFQTKTLIVELRVDPSLDSGKFRVQHVWDAEAEKTMVSPRKRAEPAPSPSSAQTVAEQPDEEATIVRPRQPVTPSFSVLVRRNAPNADTSPPDIRPFYKDEIAIGRGSRQVAVDLRLEGDLEVSRQHAQITKNGDGQFTVTCKGANSIMVNDEKEVFTNESAAVQPGDKIAICSYELVIQ
- a CDS encoding serine/threonine protein kinase; translation: MPELRLENSIVDDRYYVARLLGRGSYAEVFVAYDQLHQEEPVIIKALNVALQGTADAELEQTLVENFQNEAVALDKVRHPNIIRRLGHGTAADLEGTAFHYLVLEYMPGGDLLGLCRHQALALDVALPYFQQVCEALAYAHSRQVIHRDLKPQNLLLSADKKIIKIADFGVAKMTLDGADEVTRVGTNVYAPPEHHPDAPGGLRERLTPAADIYSLAKTVYTVLTGRAPRRFARQPISELPAGLLAEEWGKGLLALLERATQDRAADRYQTVQAFWEEFARLKLGEAVVAEGADEATIVRRRLSGTSTVERAASQPRFQSITTGAREAQPAQKARTVLNIPLPQKPPVAPPAGNGSGLESARAAADAPPRSPYATVRDHAARAGVVEAAEVKPQGGLRTRRMNESPTAERSFFDTLQAVIRSDWLRRAFVVLLIAALIGLASSIYHYYAEKPLTGAFESTKDGVIDGAINVNLRSEPGGVILATLPLNSRVRLLEEHGNWVRVRVLNWAGGMPSGAPDSGWVNRQFVKTD
- a CDS encoding protein phosphatase 2C domain-containing protein; this encodes MELKAGFVCDRGLNPKRPVNQDRYLALAERGLFAVFDGVGGQRAGEVASETAAETIEESLAHSSATSSAELIRRAIQFANRDIFEMAESDPAYKTMATTVALLHIDGDRATIAHVGDSRVYRLEEGRFFRETIDHTDYHDDLRAGLAAGSQAGRRNVINRALGVEAEVEVEIKTLHLRDGARFLLCSDGVYRHLSDEEMAHVLAQFKDPQQAANELKRLVHERGADDNLTAIVVQVGRAKQSVVLAIEDPLAAPRAAQGLKAQVAEAQRGGGRGKRIEVNFGKSSRPPTVFDERQLERRAVSDSPLPVERRSGSRWLLWSLVVLLLIGGAFYGGLRASEWKGLRTSEPPQSNDPMKTGRAAFDQANYAAAAAQFATAVERDAQNPEAQYWLGRAQLESGEYPKAAASFENALTRRPTLFDAYTQAAQAYELAGDRLKAAQMLQRGAEERRKAASPVRPENANAPR
- a CDS encoding isoprenylcysteine carboxylmethyltransferase family protein, whose protein sequence is MKFALIDIFNDVLVGVVLFGAAGTLNWPRAWVLLSVMLVIRMLGTWSTLRVNPALLEDRARLPVRRGQPLSDRVLLPAFMLSYALVVAFDGFDVTRFRILGSPNPVVAGAGLALVVFGWGLVMVTMRTNAYATTVVRYQEDRGHEVVSTGVYGVVRHPMYAGLIAGIAGMGLWLGTNAGALATVVPASVLVARIVVEEGVLRAKLAGYDGYAGRVRYRLVPGLW
- a CDS encoding cytidine deaminase; translated protein: MELTRQDYDLIQEAKRTADRLHLEGVHEVAAALRTASGQIFTGIHIEADVGNVGICGEVAAICCMVSGGCRDIAVIVAVTSDGRGNYKLLVPCGRCREIISDFSLEAEAIVGTLERPYKMKITELLPLKPYS